In the genome of Hyalangium ruber, the window CCCGCGTCCCGCCCCCGCTCCTGTGGCCGTCGCCGCGCCGGAAGTCCGGAACGGCAACGGCAACGGCACCGCTCCGTCCGCGCCTCCGCCTCGCCCGTGGCAGCCGCCCCGGAACGAGGCCCCCGCGCCTGCTGCTCGCCCGCCGGAGCCCCCTCGCGGCCCCGAGGCCAGCACGCCCGTGGGCGCCACCCCGCTGTCGCGCGTCACCGAGCCCGCTCCCGAGGTGCGCGTCATCAACGTGCGCAAGCCTCCCGAGGCACTGGTCGCCAGCGCTGATGAGCGCATGTTCCCCGAGGAGGGCTCCGCCGAGGGCTGCGCCTCGGGAGAATGCCTGCCGGAACCGCCGGAGCCCGAGCCCGAGCCCGCTGTCGCGCAAGCTCCCGTGAGCTCCGGGCGCGACATTCCGACCCAATCCAACGTGGAGCGCTGGCGCGCGGCCGTGGAGGCAGTCCGCATCCAGAGCCCCCGCCATGGCACGGCTCTCGCCCATGGGCGGCTGCTGTGGCTGCGCCCCGGAGAGGTGGGTCTGGCCTATCCCCCGACTGCCGGCTTCCACAAGGCCCAGGTGACGGGCGCCGGCGGCCGGCCTGGGGTGGAGAAGGCCCTCTCGGACCACTTCGGCCGTCCCACCAAGCTGATAACGCAGGACGGCAACGCCGAGGCCGCCGCCGCCCCTCCCAGCCTCGCCGAGCAGGATGCCCAGGCCCGCGCCGCGTACACCCACAGCACCGAAGGCAAGGTCCGCACCCACCCCTCCGTTCGCGCCGTGTTGAAAATCCTGGGGGGTGAGATCGAACACATTCAGGTTCTCGAACCTGAACGGCCCCCCGCCAGCCCGGCGGTCGAATCTCCCGACGAGAGCGCCTGACAACGGGCGCGCACGACGGTAGGTTGCGGACCCACGCCTTTCATTTCGAGCGGCGCCCCCCGGCGGGCGCCCGCTCCCCCGCTCGAAGAAGGAAGAAGCATGCCCGGCATCGACCTGAACTACTTCATCCGGCAGGCGAACAAGCTCACCGAGAAGATCGAGCAGCGCAAGCAGGAGCTCGCCAGCGAGACCGTTGAGGCCAAGTCCGGCGAGGGCCGCGTCACGGTGGTCGCCAACGGCATCCAGGAGATCCAGAGCATCAAGATCGACAAGGCGGCCATCGATCCGAATGACCCTGGAATGCTCGAGGACCTCATCACCGCCGCCGTGAACGCTGCCCTGGCGACCAGCCGTCAGCACATGCAGAAGGAGCTGGGCAAAATCTCGGGCGGCATCAAGATCCCGGGCATTACCTAAAGCCGGATGACTCCCGATCCTCTCAACCGACTCGTCGCCCAGCTGGCGAAGCTGCCGGGCATCGGCGAGAAGACCGCGCAGCGCCTCGCGTTCCACATCCTGCGCGCTTCCGGCGACTACGCCGTGGAGCTGGCCCAGGCCATCCGCGAGGTGAAGGAGAAGGTGCATCTCTGCACCCGCTGCTACTCGCTCACGGACTCGGACCTGTGCGGCTTCTGCCGCGACACCCGCCGCGATGAGCGCTCGCTCTGCGTGGTGGAGACGTTCGCGGACCTGATGGCCCTGGAGAAGACGCGCGAGTACAAGGGCCGCTACCACGTCTTGCACGGCGTCCTCTCGCCGCTGGAAGGCATCGGCCCCGACCAGCTGCGCATCAAGGAGCTGCTGGAGCGGCTGACCGACAGCCGGGTGGAGGAGATCATCCTCGCCACCAACCCGGACGTGGAGGGCGAGGCCACCGCGCTCTACCTCACGCGCCTGCTCAAGCCGCTGGGGCTGCGCGTGAGCCGCATCGCCCAGGGCCTGCCCATGGGCGGAGACCTCGAGTACGCCGACCAGGCCACGCTGGCCAAGGCGCTCAGCGCCCGGCGCGAGCTGTAACGCGCGCTACCGCGTCACCCGGTAGTCGAACGGCAGCACCACGTTGACCTCCTGGTCTCGGTGGGCGGGGAAGCGCAGGCGCTCGGCCTGCGTCTCCAGGCACCGGCCCACGGACTTGGAGGCCAACGCGCCCTGCGTCGTGGCCTTCACCCGACCCGAGGAGGCGATCGCCAGCTGCACGCGCACCACACCCGTGTCCGAGGGCAGGTCCGCCTTGAAGCGCTCGAAGCAGGTGGCGATCTTCGAGCGGCCGCGCGCCACCACGCGCTCCACGTCCGCGATGCCCAGCGTCACCACGCGCGACTTCGTCGTCTTGGACGTCGTCTTGGTCGGCACCTTCTCCTCGGGCGCCTCGGGAGGCGCCACGGGCACTGCCTCGGGGACAGGCGTCTCGGTCGGAGACACGGCCGCTGCGGCGACGGTGGATGGCTCGGGGGGGGGCTCCGGCTCCACCACGGGCGGCGTCGCGGGAGGCGCTGCGACAGGGGCCGGGGGTGGCGTCGTGATGGCGGCGACCGGCGTCGGCGGCTGGCTCGAGATGCCTCGCCAGGCGATGAAGCCTCCACCCGCCGCCAACAGCAGCCCGCCCACCCCAATGGCCATCAACCCCCGGCGACGCGACTTGCCGCGCGCGGGCGCCTGCGTCGCGCCAGCATGAGGCGCACCGAGCGCCGGGGAAACCTCCCCATGCCCATTCGGGGTAGGAGCCCCCGCGGCGGGGAAGACGCCGCTGCTGGCGAACACCACGGATTTGGGCGGCGAGCTGTTGTTGCCCGCCTGGGCGTAGGTGGTCTTCAGGGTGGACAGCGTGGGGATGCGCGTCTTGCCCGAGAAGCGCTCCTCGCCGAACTGCTCCCGCAGGTAGTCGGCGAGCTCCTTGTTGGTAGCCAGCGGCACCTTGCCCGCGAGGCAGCGCTCCAGCGCGTCGGCGAACTCGGCCGCGGTGGCGTAGCGGTCCTCGGGGCGCAGGGCCATCGCCTTGAGCACCACCGCCTCCAGCTCGGGCGGAATGTCCCGGCGCAGCGCCGAGGGCGGCATGAAGTCGCCCTGCAACAGCGCGTTGAGCACCGCCAAGTCGTTCTCCCGCGCGAAGGGCCGCACGTTGGTGATCGACTCGTAGAGGCTCACCCCCAGCGAGAAGATGTCCGCGCGCCGGTCCACCTCCTCGCCCTTGGCCTGCTCGGGGGCCATATAGATGTACTTGCCCTTCACCACGCCGGTGCGCGTCTGCACCACGCGCGAGGTGGCCTTGGCGATGCCAAAGTCCAGCACCTTCACCTGCCCCTGGTACGTCACGTACAGGTTGGAGGGCGAGATGTCGCGGTGGACGATGCGCAGCGGCTCGCCCGCCTCATTGGTGAAGTCGTGCGCGAAGTGGAGCCCCCGGGCCGCGTCCACCAGCACCCGCATGGAGATGGGCAGCGGCGTGTACTGCCGCTTGCGGCCCGCCTGGCGCAGCGTGGTGGAGAAGTCCTCCCCCGCCAGGTACTCCATGCAGATGTAGTAGCAGCCCTCGATGAAGCCCAGTTCGTGGATCTGGATGATGTTCGGGTGCGACAGCCGCGCCGCCAGCCGCGCCTCGTCCCGGAACATCTCCACGAAGTCGGGCAGGCTCGATAGGTGCGACAGCATCCGCTTGATGACGACGTTGCGCTCGAAGCCGTCGGCGCCCAGCAGCTTGGAGAGGAAGATCTCCGCCATCCCGCCCTCGGCGAGCTTGCGGACCAGCACGTACTGACCGTAGGGCAGCAGGAGCGGCGCTGAGGGCGAACTCCCGGGCTCGGGCTGCTGGGTGGTCATTCCGCGGAACCTCGCTTCAGGGTGCGCACCAGGTACACCTCCGGTGCGCTGGCGTGCTGCATCTTAAACAGCAACAGGGGGGGCGAGCCCACTGGCTCCACCCACGTATCGAAGCGGTGCTTGCCATCCAGCGCCACGGGGCGTCCATTGACGGACACCTTCGCCCCCACCGGAGCCACTCCCACCGCTCGCACCCGCTTGCCTGCTCGCTGTCCGTTCTTGGGCGCTGTAACCACCAGTACGGGGACCGAGTTGTCGTAGACCAGGTCCAGCTTGTTCATCCGGCCCCCGCGCAGGGCCTGCCCCGTCTTCGACAGGGGCGTCACGGACCACAGGAAGCTGCCCTCCCCCAGCACGCCCGCCTCCAGGGGGGCCCGCGTCTCCGATACCGTCTGCTCGGCCACCGGCTTGGTGAGTTCTCCACTGCGATACACCGCGATGCGGTACCGGGCCGCCTGGGGCTCGGACGCGTAGGAGAAGGTCACCGCCGGAGGCTTGTCCTGGTAGAAAATGGTCGTCTTCTCCGGGCCCTCGGGCACCTCGTTGGTGAGGCGGGCGAGATCCTTCGGCGCCCGCTCCGGCGCGAAGCTCGCGCTGCCCCGGGTCAGCTCCGTTCCATCTGGCCGCCGCACCCGCCAGTACAGCGTGCCGCGCGTGGGCACGGGCACGTTGGCGAACGGCTGGTGGACCACGCCCCGCATCACGGTCCTGGTGAAGGCCGCGTCCGAGGCCACCTCCACCACCGCGTCTCCCGTTCCTTCCCAGGACAGCGCCACCTCGGACAGGCCTCGGTGAAACACCTGGGCCTTCTCCACCGACGGCAGGGCCAACGGCGCCTGGGCCAGCGGCGCCACCCGCGCCTGCTGCGCTCCCGCCACCGAGGCCTGCTCGCCGGCGCGCAGCGGCTGGCGGTCGGCGCCTCGCACCAGCACCACATCTCCGGCGCGCGCGGCCACGTCGAAGCCGTCCGCCGTGCGCCGCACGTTGAGGTGCGCTGCCCCGCCGCTCTCCAGTGTCAGCCCCGGCATCACCACTCGGCTGTCACGCTCGGACGCGAGCTTCAGGGCCACTTCGCCCTTGCGCAGGTCCACGCGCGCCTCGTCGCGAGAGCCCTGTTGTCCCGCGCCCTCCAGCACCAGCTCGCCGCCCGGAGCGAGCGCGAGGATCGACGAAGAGCCCGACAGGCTGAGGTGCGCCGTGCCTCCGCGCGCGCGCACCCCGTCTCCCGAGACGAGCGTCTGGCCCCCCTTGGAGACCGTGCGCCACTTCGCGCTGCCCTTGGAGCGAACCTCCACGCGCCCCGTGTCGCCCCGCACCGTCACCTGGATGGGCGCCAGCTCGATGACCTTCGCCGGCTGCTCCACCAGCTCCGCGCGGCCCGCGGAGACGGCCACGGACTGGCCCGCCGCGGCCTGCAGCGCCTGCCCGTCCTTCGACACGAACTCGATGGCGCCCAGCCGCACTTCCACGCGGCCCGAGTCGGGGCCGACGTCCACGCTCACCTCGCTGGCCGTCTCGCCGCTCACGCGCGTAAGGCCGTACGGGGTGAGGATGCGCAGCTCCACCTTCGGGCCTGGGCGCCCGGGCGAGGCCGCCGGCACCCGGGAGAGCAGGATGCCGCGTGCGACCTGCAGAACCACGCCGTTGGAGTCCTCGTCGAGCACGAAGCGCGCGTTGGGCCCCACCTCCACCGTGCGTCCGTCCGCGAAGTGGACCGTGGCGGAGCCGTCAGCTCCCGTCTCCAGGGCATCTCCCCGGTGCAGCGGCCCCTCGACGGCGGGGGTGGACTTCCCGTCCCGCTCCAGCTGCACCGCTCCCTTGAGCGCCTCCAGGCGGGCGAGCGAGCCGAGGCCCGCATCCGGAGAAGCCTCCGGGGCTCCCGGAGCGGGTTGTGCCGAAGGCGGAGGAGGCATTGGGGCCTCCTCGTCACACCCCCACGCCAGGCACAACAGCAGCGCGGCAAGACTCGCGCGAAGGGCTCTCACCGGGGCCTCGGGAAGAGATCGACGTTGAAGATGGCCTGCTCGCCATCACGCACGATGACGGACTTGGTCTGCGTCAGATAGCCCTTGGCGGAGATGATGATGCGATAGGTGCCCGGCTTGAGCTTCAAGGAGAAGGAGCCCTTGGCATCCGCGCGCGAGCGCACCTTCGCCGCGGGGATGACGAGCGTCGCGGCCAGGGGCCGCCCCTGCGTGCTGCGCACCGTGCCGGCGATGGTGGCGAAGCCCACGCGCCTGGCGAGCTGGAGCGGGATCGGCAGCACCGCCTCCTGGCCCGCGACGATGACCACCGCTTCCTCCACGGGCTGGAAGCCCGCCACGGAGACCTTCACCTGCACCGGCCCCGGAGGCAGCTTCTCCAGGCGGGCCTGTCCGGCCGCGTCCGTCCGCACTTCCCGCTCACCCACCACCACCGTCACCTCCGGCATCGGGACATTGCCGCGCTTGTCGGTGACGGCAATCCTCAGGCTCCCCACGGGCGGCGGAAGCTTGCGCGCGCGCACCTCCAATGTGGCGCGACCGCCCGGCGCGACCGTGGCGCGGCCCTCCGCCGGCTCATAGCCCGAGGCGCTCACCCGGGCGACCACCTCTCCCGGCGCCAGCTCCGGCTCCAGCACCTGTCCCTGGGCGTCGGTGGCGCGCGGAGCCTGGGCCGCGCCCTCTCCCAAGAACGTCACCTGGGCCCCCGCCATCGGAGTCCCCGTCTCCGCGTCCAGCACCTGGACCGCCAGCGCGCCCGGACGCACCTGGGGCTCCCCTGCTCCAGGAGACCGAGCGGACACGTCCGCGTCGAACCAGGAGAGCTGCAGCGCCGCGCCCACCCGCTGCAGCGTCTGCTCGGAGCGCACGCCACTGTCGGCCGTCAGCCGGTCCTGGACATATTGATAGTCCAGCACCAGCGCACCCTCCCAATGCCCCGCCTGCTTCACCGGGAAGAGCAGCGCGGCGCCTGCCCCGAAGCCCTTGGCGGAGGCGCCTCCTCCCGCCGCGTCCTGAGCGGAGAAGGCCAGGGGAAACTCTCCACGCAGCTCCCCTTGCGCGCGCAGAAACAGCGGGAAGCGCAGCCGGCCGCTCAGCAGCGCGGCATGGCGCCCTCCTCGCTGGAAGACAGGCTCGGGGTCGGCCGAGTCCGAGAACGTGGGCAGCTGGGCGAAGCCATACCCCGCGCCCAGCTCGCCCCGGACGGGCCCGAGCCGCCCACGCGCCACCAGTCCCGCGGACGCGCGCAGCAGGCTGCCCTCTGTAACGAGCGTGGACTCACGGTTGAGGGTGAAGGCCTCGCGCTGAACGCCGAGCTGGGCGCCCAGCCACTCCAGCCCCAGGCCATACACCGTCCCCCACACCGCGACGTCGTTGGGCGTCAAACCGGAGTAGGTGAGCCCCGGGCCGGGATCCACCTGCGCTCCCTCGCGCAGAGCCACCCCGTAGCGGAGCCGCAGCGCCACTCGCTCCAGCGCGGGGCCTGCCTCTAGAGCGGGCTCCTCCTGCGCGGAGGCCACGACCGGTGCTGTCACCAGGGTGAGCGCAAGGAGGGCGAGGAAGGCAGGGGTATGGCGCGGTCGGGCCAAGGCTCGGCGGAGTATAGGGAAGGCCGCCAGCGTCCCCAAAACACCGGCCAAAGAAATCTCATGGGTTGTCAGCGCCGCGTCCCATCCCGTAAAGACAGGGCATGCGCCTCATGTCCCTCCTCTTATTGCTGGCGGCCACCGACGCTCGCCTGCAACAGGGAGAAAAGCTGCTGGCGGCCCGGGACTGCGAGGGCCTCGAGGCGCTGTTCGCCCCCGCCGGCACCGCGAGCCCCGAGCGCAACACCGAGCGCAATATCGACGCCGCGCGACTGCTCGCCCAAGGCGCCACCGCCTGCCGGGAGCAGGACAAGGTGCTGGCCTTCGCCCTCACCCAGCGCGCCCTCGCCCTCGCGCCGGACGACTATGGCGTGCGCACCGCCCACGCCGAGAGCCTGC includes:
- a CDS encoding MSCRAMM family protein, which produces MARPRHTPAFLALLALTLVTAPVVASAQEEPALEAGPALERVALRLRYGVALREGAQVDPGPGLTYSGLTPNDVAVWGTVYGLGLEWLGAQLGVQREAFTLNRESTLVTEGSLLRASAGLVARGRLGPVRGELGAGYGFAQLPTFSDSADPEPVFQRGGRHAALLSGRLRFPLFLRAQGELRGEFPLAFSAQDAAGGGASAKGFGAGAALLFPVKQAGHWEGALVLDYQYVQDRLTADSGVRSEQTLQRVGAALQLSWFDADVSARSPGAGEPQVRPGALAVQVLDAETGTPMAGAQVTFLGEGAAQAPRATDAQGQVLEPELAPGEVVARVSASGYEPAEGRATVAPGGRATLEVRARKLPPPVGSLRIAVTDKRGNVPMPEVTVVVGEREVRTDAAGQARLEKLPPGPVQVKVSVAGFQPVEEAVVIVAGQEAVLPIPLQLARRVGFATIAGTVRSTQGRPLAATLVIPAAKVRSRADAKGSFSLKLKPGTYRIIISAKGYLTQTKSVIVRDGEQAIFNVDLFPRPR
- a CDS encoding DNA polymerase III subunit gamma/tau, which encodes MAVAAPEVRNGNGNGTAPSAPPPRPWQPPRNEAPAPAARPPEPPRGPEASTPVGATPLSRVTEPAPEVRVINVRKPPEALVASADERMFPEEGSAEGCASGECLPEPPEPEPEPAVAQAPVSSGRDIPTQSNVERWRAAVEAVRIQSPRHGTALAHGRLLWLRPGEVGLAYPPTAGFHKAQVTGAGGRPGVEKALSDHFGRPTKLITQDGNAEAAAAPPSLAEQDAQARAAYTHSTEGKVRTHPSVRAVLKILGGEIEHIQVLEPERPPASPAVESPDESA
- a CDS encoding FecR family protein; translated protein: MPPPPSAQPAPGAPEASPDAGLGSLARLEALKGAVQLERDGKSTPAVEGPLHRGDALETGADGSATVHFADGRTVEVGPNARFVLDEDSNGVVLQVARGILLSRVPAASPGRPGPKVELRILTPYGLTRVSGETASEVSVDVGPDSGRVEVRLGAIEFVSKDGQALQAAAGQSVAVSAGRAELVEQPAKVIELAPIQVTVRGDTGRVEVRSKGSAKWRTVSKGGQTLVSGDGVRARGGTAHLSLSGSSSILALAPGGELVLEGAGQQGSRDEARVDLRKGEVALKLASERDSRVVMPGLTLESGGAAHLNVRRTADGFDVAARAGDVVLVRGADRQPLRAGEQASVAGAQQARVAPLAQAPLALPSVEKAQVFHRGLSEVALSWEGTGDAVVEVASDAAFTRTVMRGVVHQPFANVPVPTRGTLYWRVRRPDGTELTRGSASFAPERAPKDLARLTNEVPEGPEKTTIFYQDKPPAVTFSYASEPQAARYRIAVYRSGELTKPVAEQTVSETRAPLEAGVLGEGSFLWSVTPLSKTGQALRGGRMNKLDLVYDNSVPVLVVTAPKNGQRAGKRVRAVGVAPVGAKVSVNGRPVALDGKHRFDTWVEPVGSPPLLLFKMQHASAPEVYLVRTLKRGSAE
- a CDS encoding YbaB/EbfC family nucleoid-associated protein, yielding MPGIDLNYFIRQANKLTEKIEQRKQELASETVEAKSGEGRVTVVANGIQEIQSIKIDKAAIDPNDPGMLEDLITAAVNAALATSRQHMQKELGKISGGIKIPGIT
- the recR gene encoding recombination mediator RecR; translation: MTPDPLNRLVAQLAKLPGIGEKTAQRLAFHILRASGDYAVELAQAIREVKEKVHLCTRCYSLTDSDLCGFCRDTRRDERSLCVVETFADLMALEKTREYKGRYHVLHGVLSPLEGIGPDQLRIKELLERLTDSRVEEIILATNPDVEGEATALYLTRLLKPLGLRVSRIAQGLPMGGDLEYADQATLAKALSARREL
- a CDS encoding protein kinase domain-containing protein, with the protein product MTTQQPEPGSSPSAPLLLPYGQYVLVRKLAEGGMAEIFLSKLLGADGFERNVVIKRMLSHLSSLPDFVEMFRDEARLAARLSHPNIIQIHELGFIEGCYYICMEYLAGEDFSTTLRQAGRKRQYTPLPISMRVLVDAARGLHFAHDFTNEAGEPLRIVHRDISPSNLYVTYQGQVKVLDFGIAKATSRVVQTRTGVVKGKYIYMAPEQAKGEEVDRRADIFSLGVSLYESITNVRPFARENDLAVLNALLQGDFMPPSALRRDIPPELEAVVLKAMALRPEDRYATAAEFADALERCLAGKVPLATNKELADYLREQFGEERFSGKTRIPTLSTLKTTYAQAGNNSSPPKSVVFASSGVFPAAGAPTPNGHGEVSPALGAPHAGATQAPARGKSRRRGLMAIGVGGLLLAAGGGFIAWRGISSQPPTPVAAITTPPPAPVAAPPATPPVVEPEPPPEPSTVAAAAVSPTETPVPEAVPVAPPEAPEEKVPTKTTSKTTKSRVVTLGIADVERVVARGRSKIATCFERFKADLPSDTGVVRVQLAIASSGRVKATTQGALASKSVGRCLETQAERLRFPAHRDQEVNVVLPFDYRVTR